Proteins from a genomic interval of Haloferax marinisediminis:
- a CDS encoding class-III pyridoxal-phosphate-dependent aminotransferase has product MQRETAEPRVEQLPGPKASQWVDFHRQSSAPSTYVYDFVWDITKDAEGPFCTDADGNVLLDFTSHVAAAPLGYNNPKIVDKLHEFDIVDPLKIAGQDFYVSTGGTPDETDVPGPAHLMDKLTEITSHYDMDTVFLSNSGAEAVENAIKICYDNCELPKYGITFEGAFHGRTLGALSLNRSKSVHRRKFPELSGIHDVPYSVEGVERLRKKLDSKHGHIPAEQVGFIILEPVQGEGGYQVPDPQFMRELDELATEHDIPVIADEIQSGVGRTGEMWAVDHYDLDPDVITSAKALRVGATISSMDIFPEEKSRLSSTWGAGDILSSIQGTLTLAAIEEHDLLSHAEQKGERLLGQLRDLQERHEDAVVDARGLGLMVAIEFDTKERRDVVVDEALKRGLLTLGCGKKALRLLPPLDVRDRELDIAVELLDDSITAA; this is encoded by the coding sequence ATGCAGCGTGAGACAGCAGAACCACGTGTTGAGCAGTTACCCGGCCCCAAGGCGAGTCAGTGGGTAGATTTCCATCGTCAGTCGTCTGCACCGAGCACGTACGTCTACGACTTCGTTTGGGATATTACGAAAGATGCAGAGGGGCCGTTCTGCACCGATGCTGATGGTAACGTCCTGTTAGATTTCACGAGCCACGTTGCTGCGGCACCACTTGGGTACAACAATCCGAAAATCGTGGATAAACTCCACGAGTTCGACATCGTCGACCCGCTGAAGATTGCGGGACAGGATTTCTACGTTAGCACTGGGGGGACACCGGACGAAACAGATGTTCCCGGTCCAGCACACTTGATGGACAAACTCACCGAAATCACATCGCACTACGACATGGACACTGTCTTCCTCTCGAACTCCGGAGCGGAAGCCGTCGAGAATGCGATCAAGATCTGTTACGATAACTGTGAGCTACCCAAATATGGCATCACGTTCGAAGGTGCCTTCCACGGACGAACGCTCGGTGCACTGTCCCTGAACCGTTCGAAATCGGTTCACAGGCGAAAATTCCCCGAACTGAGCGGTATCCACGACGTCCCCTACTCAGTCGAGGGGGTCGAACGCCTCCGGAAAAAACTCGACTCAAAACACGGTCACATTCCGGCAGAACAAGTCGGGTTCATCATTCTCGAACCAGTCCAAGGTGAAGGTGGCTATCAAGTCCCTGACCCGCAGTTCATGCGCGAACTCGACGAGTTGGCTACCGAACACGACATCCCTGTTATCGCCGACGAAATACAGTCCGGTGTCGGTCGAACAGGTGAGATGTGGGCAGTCGACCACTACGACTTGGACCCGGACGTCATCACGAGTGCCAAGGCCCTCCGCGTCGGTGCAACTATCTCCAGCATGGACATCTTCCCCGAAGAAAAGAGTCGGCTTTCCTCTACGTGGGGTGCCGGAGACATTCTCTCGTCGATTCAGGGCACGCTGACACTCGCTGCCATCGAAGAGCACGACCTTCTCAGTCACGCTGAACAGAAGGGCGAACGCTTACTCGGGCAACTTCGCGACCTTCAGGAACGTCACGAAGATGCCGTGGTCGACGCACGAGGTCTCGGGTTGATGGTCGCCATCGAATTCGATACCAAAGAACGGCGAGACGTTGTCGTCGACGAAGCTCTCAAACGAGGACTGTTGACCCTCGGCTGCGGGAAGAAGGCACTTCGGCTTCTTCCTCCGTTAGATGTCCGTGACCGTGAACTCGACATCGCTGTCGAACTCCTCGACGACTCGATTACTGCGGCGTAA
- a CDS encoding NAD(P)/FAD-dependent oxidoreductase: protein MEPIVIIGGGIIGASLAYHLRDHPRPVILYERDALGSGTSADSVALFVWHQSTPDRSSHKLRTRSWEQYEPLIQSGTISFEQIGTLDVTRDDDEAEALRDLTGSLQEFGAEASFLGPDALAEHGLNPDAVAGAMWTPEDGYLDPSEIIQHYIREATDSGATVETQTAVTDIITEEGRVTGVETEIGTQSAAVVVNAAGPWAPTVNEMVDVPQPFRHNRGPVVVLQKDESFGLPFIQFDDGLYFRSEGRNQAFAGNFGASYEDAELLNPSGARSVDHDFYLEIDDRIQEAIPRLEGVELANEWVGVRTLTPDGVPIVGETNVDDFFIAAGMNGLGVTLAPAVSEYLATIIKGGDVDDDVEAYLSPSRFA from the coding sequence ATGGAACCCATAGTGATTATAGGCGGAGGCATCATCGGCGCCAGCCTCGCATACCACCTCCGTGACCACCCTCGTCCCGTTATCCTGTACGAACGAGACGCCCTCGGGTCTGGAACGTCCGCTGACTCTGTCGCACTCTTCGTTTGGCACCAATCCACACCAGACCGGTCGAGCCACAAACTACGCACGCGTTCGTGGGAACAGTACGAACCGCTCATCCAGAGCGGGACTATCAGTTTCGAGCAGATCGGAACACTCGACGTCACCAGAGATGACGACGAAGCCGAAGCACTTCGTGACCTCACTGGAAGCCTCCAAGAATTTGGTGCTGAGGCGTCCTTCCTCGGTCCGGATGCATTGGCCGAACACGGCCTCAACCCTGACGCTGTTGCAGGTGCGATGTGGACCCCAGAGGATGGATATCTCGACCCATCAGAGATCATCCAGCATTACATTCGGGAGGCAACTGACTCGGGTGCCACCGTCGAGACGCAGACCGCCGTCACAGACATCATCACCGAAGAGGGTCGTGTCACGGGCGTCGAAACCGAAATAGGCACCCAGTCGGCAGCGGTCGTAGTGAATGCGGCAGGTCCGTGGGCTCCAACCGTGAACGAGATGGTTGACGTGCCCCAGCCGTTCAGGCATAATCGCGGCCCCGTGGTCGTCCTGCAAAAGGACGAGTCCTTTGGCCTCCCATTCATCCAGTTCGATGACGGGCTCTACTTCCGCAGTGAAGGACGGAACCAGGCGTTCGCTGGGAATTTCGGTGCGAGCTACGAGGACGCAGAGCTTCTGAATCCATCGGGTGCACGCTCGGTCGACCACGACTTCTACCTCGAAATCGACGACCGTATTCAGGAAGCCATTCCACGGCTTGAGGGTGTCGAACTCGCAAACGAGTGGGTCGGCGTACGGACACTCACACCAGATGGCGTTCCCATTGTCGGTGAAACCAACGTCGACGACTTCTTCATCGCCGCCGGGATGAACGGACTCGGTGTCACACTGGCGCCGGCAGTAAGCGAGTATCTGGCCACCATCATCAAAGGCGGAGACGTTGATGACGATGTAGAAGCGTATCTATCCCCATCTCGGTTCGCCTAA
- a CDS encoding IclR family transcriptional regulator, which translates to MGTNGPEQRSIKSVITTFAIVDELIDRQGAGVTELSDALDCSKTTVHTHLSTLSQLGYVSQQGDEYHASLGFLSTGNRVRENFDFYHYGASIANSLAEKTGEVVHLAVEEDQMVHFVHATRGGPEAIESVTPIGRKTLLHATAVGKAMLAHMPDECRDAVLDRELEPMTSETITDRELLDEELELVRERGFAVNNQEQVLGARSVACPVKYVSGELMGAIAISGHASRLDDTRIEELAASVRGAANQIEIDQG; encoded by the coding sequence ATGGGTACCAACGGACCGGAACAACGCTCTATCAAGTCGGTCATCACGACGTTTGCAATCGTGGACGAACTAATCGACCGACAGGGTGCTGGAGTGACCGAATTATCCGACGCACTCGACTGTTCGAAGACGACGGTGCACACGCATCTTTCGACACTGTCTCAGCTCGGTTACGTAAGCCAACAGGGTGACGAGTATCACGCGAGTCTTGGGTTCCTCTCGACGGGAAATCGAGTTCGAGAGAACTTCGATTTCTACCACTATGGGGCATCGATTGCGAATTCGCTCGCTGAAAAAACGGGTGAAGTGGTGCACCTCGCTGTCGAGGAGGACCAGATGGTTCATTTCGTTCATGCGACCCGTGGTGGCCCAGAAGCGATCGAGTCTGTGACCCCGATTGGTCGGAAAACGCTACTCCACGCGACGGCGGTGGGAAAAGCGATGTTAGCCCACATGCCGGATGAGTGCCGAGATGCTGTGCTCGATCGAGAGTTAGAACCGATGACGTCGGAGACGATAACTGACCGTGAGCTGCTGGATGAAGAACTCGAACTCGTTCGCGAACGGGGTTTCGCCGTGAACAACCAAGAACAAGTGCTCGGTGCTCGGTCCGTCGCGTGTCCCGTGAAGTACGTCTCTGGTGAACTCATGGGTGCAATAGCCATTAGTGGGCACGCCTCTCGATTAGACGACACTCGAATCGAGGAATTGGCTGCGAGCGTCAGGGGGGCAGCGAACCAGATCGAAATTGACCAAGGGTAA